One segment of Physeter macrocephalus isolate SW-GA chromosome 3, ASM283717v5, whole genome shotgun sequence DNA contains the following:
- the C3H1orf174 gene encoding UPF0688 protein C1orf174 homolog yields MRSRKLAGGVRSSARLRARSCLATPATSASAQEARVATSARTACQPSSSHKATDRRTSKKFKYDKGHLVKSEFQKPIPQSDSTAAPAAPPETPGKREPLASAEDRARLPGKEASGSAPQGTAGLPRGHCGAMSDACPAETEDRPPPPRCGAPAGGESDGGCPERGGAAADLEQSHTPPLQMDNSVLLDDDSNQPMPVSRFFGNVELMQDLPPASSSCPSMSRREFRKMHFRAKDDDDDDADGAET; encoded by the exons ATGAGGAGCCGGAAG CTGGCAGGTGGAGTGCGGTCCTCGGCGCGCCTCCGAGCCCGGAGCTGCTTGGCCACACCGGCCACATCGGCCTCGGCCCAGGAAGCCCGCGTCGCCACGTCTGCCCGGACGGCATGTCAG CCTTCCTCATCACACAAAGCCACCGACAGGCGAACGTCCAAGAAGTTCAAGTACGACAAAGGTCATCTTGTGAAGTCAGAATTCCAGAAACCCATCCCCCAGAGTGACAGCACTGCTGCGCCCGCAGCGCCCCCCGAGACCCCGGGTAAACGCGAGCCTCTGGCATCGGCCGAGGACAGGGCCAGGCTTCCGGGAAAGGAAGCCAGCGGCTCCGCTCCTCAGGGGACCGCAGGACTCCCCCGGGGGCACTGTGGAGCCATGAGTGACGCCTGCCCAGCAGAGACTGAGGACAGGCCGCCCCCGCCGAGATGCGGGGCCCCTGCGGGAGGAGAGTCCGACGGTGGCTGCCCCGAgaggggcggggcggcggcggaCCTGGAGCAGAGCCACACGCCTCCACTGCAGATGGACAACAGCGTCCTTCTCGATGACGACAGCAACCAGCCGATGCCCGTGAGCCGCTTCTTCGGAAACGTCGAGCTCATGCAG GACCTCCCGCCAGCATCGTCATCCTGCCCCTCGATGAGCAGACGCGAATTCAGGAAAATGCATTTCAGAGCCAaagacgacgacgacgacgatgCCGACGGCGCAGAAACATAG
- the DFFB gene encoding DNA fragmentation factor subunit beta isoform X4, producing MSAVLQKLKRFKLRALHNQKKFGVAGRSCEEVLRKGCLHLQLPVPGSTLCLYEDGTQLTGDYFWSVPDDSELVLLTAGQTWQGYASDISRFLRVFQEPHAELIQAARQLLSDERAPLRQKLLADLLGTVSENIAAETRAEDAPWFEGLESRFRNKSGYLRYSCESRIRSYLREVTSGASLVVTEAREEYLRVVGAMCQKLQAARYNSSYFDRGAKASRRLCTPEGWFSCQGPFDMDDCASRHSINPYSNRESRVLFSTWNLDHVAVVS from the exons ATGTCTGCGGTGCTCCAGAAGCTCAAGAGGTTCAAGCTGCGGGCCCTGCACAACCAGAAGAAATTTGGGGTGGCGGGCAGGAGCTGCGAAGAAGTGCTGCGGAAGGGGTGCCTCCACTTGCAG ctccccGTTCCTGGCTCCACCCTGTGTCTCTACGAGGATGGCACGCAGCTGACTGGAGATTACTTCTGGAGTGTCCCCGATGACTCGGAGCTCGTGCTTCTCACTGCGGGGCAGACCTGGCAGGGTT ACGCGAGTGACATCAGCCGCTTCCTGCGCGTGTTCCAGGAGCCGCACGCGGAGCTCATCCAGGCCGCCCGGCAGCTGCTGTCGGACGAGCGGGCCCCGCTGCGGCAGAAGCTCCTGGCCGACCTGCTGGGCACCGTCAGCGAGAACATCGCGGCCGAGACCAGGGCCGAGGACGCGCCGTGGTTCGAAG GTTTGGAGTCCCGGTTTAGGAACAAGTCTGGCTACCTGAGATACAGCTGTGAGAGCCGGATCCGGAGCTACCTGAGAGAG GTGACGTCTGGCGCCTCCCTGGTTGTGACGGAGGCTCGGGAGGAGTACCTGCGGGTGGTGGGAGCCATGTGCCAGAAGCTCCAGGCCGCCCGGTACAACAGCAGTTACTTCGACAGGGGGGCGAAGGCCAGCCGCCGGCTCTGCACACCTGAAGGCTGGTTCTCCTGCCAG GGTCCCTTTGACATGGACGACTGTGCTTCCAGACACTCCATCAACCCCTACAGTAACAGGGAGAGCCGCGTCCTCTTCAGCACCTGGAACCTGGACCACGT GGCTGTGGTCTCATAA
- the DFFB gene encoding DNA fragmentation factor subunit beta isoform X1, protein MSAVLQKLKRFKLRALHNQKKFGVAGRSCEEVLRKGCLHLQLPVPGSTLCLYEDGTQLTGDYFWSVPDDSELVLLTAGQTWQGYASDISRFLRVFQEPHAELIQAARQLLSDERAPLRQKLLADLLGTVSENIAAETRAEDAPWFEGLESRFRNKSGYLRYSCESRIRSYLREVTSGASLVVTEAREEYLRVVGAMCQKLQAARYNSSYFDRGAKASRRLCTPEGWFSCQGPFDMDDCASRHSINPYSNRESRVLFSTWNLDHVIEKKRTVVPTLAAAIHDAEGREVDWEYFYRLLFTSENLKLVHIACHKKTTHRLHCDPSRIYRAPAVPRRKRPARQRP, encoded by the exons ATGTCTGCGGTGCTCCAGAAGCTCAAGAGGTTCAAGCTGCGGGCCCTGCACAACCAGAAGAAATTTGGGGTGGCGGGCAGGAGCTGCGAAGAAGTGCTGCGGAAGGGGTGCCTCCACTTGCAG ctccccGTTCCTGGCTCCACCCTGTGTCTCTACGAGGATGGCACGCAGCTGACTGGAGATTACTTCTGGAGTGTCCCCGATGACTCGGAGCTCGTGCTTCTCACTGCGGGGCAGACCTGGCAGGGTT ACGCGAGTGACATCAGCCGCTTCCTGCGCGTGTTCCAGGAGCCGCACGCGGAGCTCATCCAGGCCGCCCGGCAGCTGCTGTCGGACGAGCGGGCCCCGCTGCGGCAGAAGCTCCTGGCCGACCTGCTGGGCACCGTCAGCGAGAACATCGCGGCCGAGACCAGGGCCGAGGACGCGCCGTGGTTCGAAG GTTTGGAGTCCCGGTTTAGGAACAAGTCTGGCTACCTGAGATACAGCTGTGAGAGCCGGATCCGGAGCTACCTGAGAGAG GTGACGTCTGGCGCCTCCCTGGTTGTGACGGAGGCTCGGGAGGAGTACCTGCGGGTGGTGGGAGCCATGTGCCAGAAGCTCCAGGCCGCCCGGTACAACAGCAGTTACTTCGACAGGGGGGCGAAGGCCAGCCGCCGGCTCTGCACACCTGAAGGCTGGTTCTCCTGCCAG GGTCCCTTTGACATGGACGACTGTGCTTCCAGACACTCCATCAACCCCTACAGTAACAGGGAGAGCCGCGTCCTCTTCAGCACCTGGAACCTGGACCACGT AATAGAAAAGAAGCGCACGGTCGTCCCCACGCTGGCCGCGGCCATCCACGACGCCGAGGGGAGAGAAGTGGACTGGGAGTACTTCTACCGCCTGCTCTTCACCTCTGAGAACCTCAAGTTAGTCCACATTGCCTGCCACAAGAAGACCACGCACAGACTCCACTGCGACCCCAGCAGGATCTACCGAGCCCCGGCGGTGCCCCGGCGGAAGCGGCCTGCTCGCCAGCGCCCGTGA